The proteins below are encoded in one region of Telopea speciosissima isolate NSW1024214 ecotype Mountain lineage chromosome 10, Tspe_v1, whole genome shotgun sequence:
- the LOC122643614 gene encoding zinc finger BED domain-containing protein DAYSLEEPER-like, translated as MDLLALVSSMPTPASNLDDPVEASPAIEALSAMAQTRSLQLLSIMRLEPERYTFPFPSSDVPISTPSGQQVFPAGAIVEVQTMSIANCHSHASSPSSTISMEENSNPRQPNSTSNHPNSNPVESSSKDPVTSSTKAQPNSNASKVSSNPLTIGSSSVWNHFTKVIPPNGSKATKCTCKYCHKEFGCASEHGTSSLKRHLDRCLLCPSSEKNKKQKLLDFKVDTSDGKSTITSILAWKFDYELCRKALARMIIMDELPFIFVERDGFRDFCKALQPRFNTLTRNIVAQDCLQLYLGEKKKLQDLFKRTAQRVSLITDMWASIQNLGYLCLTAHYIDRNWKLQKKIINFCVVPSPPTGEAISNALELCLI; from the exons ATGGATCTCTTGGCGCTAGTATCCTCGATGCCTACGCCTGCCTCAAATCTCGATGATCCCGTTGAAGCTAGCCCTGCTATTGAAGCTCTCTCTGCCATGGCTCAGACGAGATCCCTGCAGCTGCTCTCTATCATGCGCCTTGAGCCTGAAAGATACacttttcccttcccttcatcCGATGTGCCGATCAGTACCCCATCTGGTCAACAAGTTTTTCCTGCAGGTGCTATAGTCGAGGTCCAGACGATGTCCATTGCCAATTGCCATTCTCATGCTTCGTCTCCGTCTTCTACG ATCTCAATGGAGGAAAACTCAAATCCAAGGCAGCCAAACTCAACTTCAAATcatccaaattcaaatccagTTGAATCAAGCTCTAAGGATCCTGTGACAAGCTCTACAAAGGCACAACCAAACTCTAATGCTTCTAAGGTATCTTCTAATCCCCTCACTATAGGGTCATCTAGTGTTTGGAATCACTTCACTAAAGTTATACCTcccaatggttcaaaagctactAAGTGTACATGCAAGTATTGCCACAAGGAATTTGGTTGTGCAAGTGAACATGGTACTAGTTCACTAAAACGACATTTGGATAGATGTCTTCTGTGTCCAAGtagtgaaaaaaataagaagcaaaaaCTTTTGGATTTTAAAGTTGACACGAGTGATGGTAAGAGTACAATCACTAGTATCTTAGCTTGGAAATTTGATTATGAATTGTGTAGAAAGGCGCTTGCTCGCATGATTATTATGGATGAATTGCCATTTATATTTGTAGAGCGGGACGGGTTTAGAGATTTTTGTAAGGCTTTACAGCCTAGGTTTAATACTTTGACCCGTAATATTGTGGCACAAGATTGCTTGCAATTGTATCTgggggagaaaaagaagttgCAAGATTTGTTTAAGAGAACTGCTCAACGGGTGTCCCTCATCACAGATATGTGGGCTTCTATCCAAAATCTTGGTTATTTGTGCCTCACAGCACATTACATTGACCGAAATTGgaaattgcaaaagaaaatcattaacTTTTGCGTAGTCCCATCACCACCTACTGGTGAAGCAATTAGTAATGCCCTTGAGCTGTGTTTGATTTGA